In Pseudostreptobacillus hongkongensis, a single genomic region encodes these proteins:
- the sppA gene encoding signal peptide peptidase SppA: MNFLNNIGKFLKNLTIYTIKKIYSFFIYIFLTIFILGGIASCSLLYIQSSDNVAKNYDTLLLKDISIPSEDKFINSIQYIDGKSNTFSDLLIALNKVSEDDKIKNILIYSDSFILSSAQIEEVEPIFKKIKEAGKKVYAYSEDLDKQNYNVSLLADEIIIPKYSTAQVTLNGYSVNSGYYKNLFDKFGFKMEVIHIGTHKSYGENYYRDSMSQEQKDTITRIYDKRLNDFVEKVSTSRKIDKDTFKNKLLNGEYVFLSPEKSRDLSLVDSLKDFDTLKEELNISDNNSIDIQEYIKTIVPQFTSPNKIAVIYLDGDIESTTSYTNPNITSEAFKDKLDEALSYPGVAGLVIRINSGGGSALEAKKIYDMLAKVDIPVYISIGNVAASGGYYIASIGNKIFADKNSITGSIGVVSLLPKLIGTYNKLGINIDGVQKGKYVDILSSNHEMTEEERELYRNSMLEVYNEFKNDVLVKRTNLNQDSLEAIAQGQIWLGTEALENGLIDQIGGLYDTIDALQKELKLDHNYNIINIYSVQKYDSLLDHLMDYIPLNLSKKQKINFDYVEDKLNFLLRQDGKLMYYSPEIEIYTK, encoded by the coding sequence ATGAATTTTTTAAATAATATAGGTAAATTCTTAAAAAACTTGACTATTTATACAATAAAAAAGATTTATTCTTTTTTCATATATATTTTTCTAACAATTTTTATTCTAGGAGGTATAGCAAGTTGTAGTCTACTATATATTCAAAGTAGTGATAATGTAGCAAAAAATTACGATACATTGTTATTAAAAGATATATCTATTCCTTCTGAAGATAAATTTATTAATTCTATTCAATATATAGATGGTAAATCAAATACATTTTCAGATTTATTAATTGCTTTAAACAAAGTAAGTGAAGATGATAAGATCAAAAACATATTAATTTATAGTGACTCATTCATTTTATCTTCTGCTCAAATTGAAGAAGTAGAACCAATATTTAAGAAAATAAAGGAAGCTGGGAAAAAAGTTTATGCTTATAGCGAAGATTTAGATAAACAGAATTATAATGTTTCTTTACTTGCAGATGAAATCATAATTCCAAAATATTCAACAGCACAGGTAACACTTAATGGATATTCAGTAAATTCTGGATATTATAAAAACTTATTTGATAAATTTGGATTTAAAATGGAAGTTATCCATATCGGAACACATAAATCATATGGTGAAAACTATTATAGAGATTCTATGAGTCAAGAACAAAAAGATACAATTACTAGAATATATGATAAAAGACTTAATGACTTTGTAGAAAAAGTATCAACAAGTAGAAAAATAGATAAAGATACTTTTAAAAATAAATTATTAAATGGTGAATACGTATTTCTAAGTCCTGAAAAATCTCGTGATTTATCATTAGTAGATTCATTAAAAGACTTTGATACTTTAAAAGAAGAATTAAATATTTCTGATAATAATAGTATTGATATTCAAGAATATATTAAAACTATAGTTCCTCAATTTACTTCACCAAATAAGATTGCTGTAATATATTTAGATGGTGATATAGAATCTACTACATCATATACAAATCCAAATATTACATCAGAAGCATTTAAAGATAAACTAGATGAAGCACTTTCTTATCCAGGAGTTGCAGGATTAGTTATAAGAATAAATTCTGGTGGAGGATCAGCTCTTGAAGCTAAAAAAATATATGATATGTTAGCTAAAGTAGATATACCTGTATATATTTCTATAGGTAATGTTGCTGCTAGTGGTGGATATTATATAGCATCAATAGGAAACAAAATATTTGCAGACAAAAATAGTATAACTGGTTCAATAGGTGTTGTTTCACTATTACCTAAATTAATAGGTACATATAACAAGCTAGGAATTAATATAGATGGTGTACAAAAAGGTAAATATGTTGATATTCTATCTTCAAATCATGAAATGACTGAAGAAGAAAGAGAACTTTACAGAAATTCTATGCTAGAAGTATATAACGAATTTAAAAATGATGTATTGGTAAAAAGAACTAATTTAAATCAAGATTCACTTGAAGCTATTGCACAAGGGCAAATATGGCTTGGTACTGAAGCATTAGAAAATGGATTAATAGATCAAATAGGTGGTCTATATGATACTATAGACGCATTACAAAAGGAATTAAAATTAGATCATAATTATAACATAATAAATATCTATTCTGTTCAAAAATATGATAGTTTATTAGATCATTTAATGGATTACATACCATTAAACTTATCTAAAAAGCAAAAAATAAACTTTGACTATGTAGAAGATAAGTTAAACTTCTTATTAAGACAAGATGGTAAATTAATGTATTATTCACCTGAAATTGAAATATACACTAAATAA